The following are encoded in a window of Natranaeroarchaeum aerophilus genomic DNA:
- a CDS encoding AI-2E family transporter, with protein MNRSQSFLLVCIAISALAAFIVVLPFIEYVLSALVIAYVLYPLHLRLVPRVGERLSPILLITGTVIAALLPFYYIVTALIRDLQNLARGRTGLEIDEVEAALFDQFGLVVEIEPLLMTGARELLEVLSTGATGFVALALRTSLGLALALFLIYYGLKDGPEFVAWIRENSPLPREVTGNLFEQIEQTTWGVVIGHIFVAVVQGLLGGIGLWIAGLPNVVFWTFVMIVLAFLPLIGAFMIWGPAAIYLVIVSEPISGTFLALYGVLVVSMVDNYARPIVIDKRARLNPGLILVGVFGGVYVLGFVGLFVGPIILGIFVAMVVTFVDDYDKLAVGEPAINAAATERSSQELGPVDSFDPSQRPGQPTDDPTSEPEHGPADDPTSEPEHGPADDPTSEPEHGPADDE; from the coding sequence ATGAATCGCTCCCAGTCGTTTCTGCTGGTCTGTATCGCGATCTCCGCGCTCGCGGCGTTCATCGTCGTTTTACCGTTCATCGAGTACGTCCTCTCGGCACTCGTGATCGCGTACGTCCTCTACCCGCTGCATCTCCGCCTCGTTCCCCGTGTCGGCGAGCGACTCTCACCGATCCTGTTGATCACGGGGACCGTGATCGCGGCCTTGCTTCCCTTCTATTACATCGTTACAGCCCTGATCCGGGACCTCCAGAACCTCGCCCGGGGACGGACTGGGCTCGAAATCGACGAGGTCGAAGCGGCCCTGTTCGACCAGTTCGGCCTCGTCGTCGAGATCGAACCGCTGTTGATGACTGGCGCGCGCGAGTTACTGGAAGTGCTTTCTACCGGTGCGACCGGGTTCGTCGCGCTTGCACTCCGGACATCGCTGGGCCTCGCGCTCGCACTCTTTTTGATCTACTACGGGCTGAAAGACGGCCCGGAGTTCGTCGCGTGGATCAGAGAGAACTCGCCGCTTCCGCGAGAGGTCACAGGGAACCTCTTCGAGCAGATCGAGCAGACGACCTGGGGCGTCGTCATCGGACACATCTTCGTCGCAGTGGTTCAGGGCCTGCTCGGCGGGATCGGCCTCTGGATCGCCGGGCTTCCCAACGTCGTCTTCTGGACGTTCGTGATGATCGTGCTCGCCTTCCTCCCACTGATCGGCGCGTTCATGATCTGGGGCCCTGCGGCGATCTACCTCGTGATCGTCAGCGAGCCGATATCGGGGACGTTCCTCGCCCTCTACGGCGTCCTCGTCGTGAGCATGGTCGATAACTACGCCCGGCCGATCGTGATCGACAAACGCGCGCGGCTCAACCCCGGCCTCATTCTCGTCGGCGTGTTCGGCGGGGTGTACGTCCTCGGCTTCGTCGGGCTGTTCGTCGGTCCGATCATCCTCGGGATCTTCGTCGCGATGGTCGTCACGTTCGTCGACGACTACGACAAGCTCGCGGTCGGCGAGCCGGCGATCAACGCCGCCGCGACCGAACGCTCCAGCCAGGAGCTCGGGCCGGTCGATAGCTTTGATCCAAGCCAGCGGCCCGGACAACCGACCGACGACCCCACGTCGGAGCCGGAGCACGGACCAGCCGACGACCCCACGTCGGAGCCGGAGCACGGACCAGCCGACGACCCCACGTCGGAGCCGGAGCACGGACCAGCCGACGACGAGTGA
- a CDS encoding HalOD1 output domain-containing protein has translation MAIVSSLASVLDVDPIELEPLQYSVDIDALNDVVDHANDEMNVSFQFEGYDVSVSTDGTIDLTPPDEGPTADMGRGAN, from the coding sequence ATGGCCATCGTGAGTTCGCTTGCGAGCGTGTTAGACGTCGATCCGATCGAGCTGGAGCCGCTTCAGTACTCGGTCGATATCGACGCGCTGAACGATGTAGTGGACCACGCAAATGACGAGATGAACGTGTCCTTTCAGTTCGAGGGCTACGACGTCTCCGTCTCGACCGACGGAACCATTGATCTCACGCCGCCCGACGAGGGGCCAACAGCTGACATGGGTCGGGGTGCCAACTGA
- a CDS encoding helix-turn-helix domain-containing protein → MATVMEFTSPAAEFPLGTVFETLPTVTVELERLIPHETVIIPYFWVRGAEATDIEAAFKSHEGTNDIELVDSVEQEYLMRVEWDREYVGILTALAETNLVVLSGVGTADGWEFEVRGEERAEISEFRSYCQDHEIPITITAVHSLLPIHGEGYELTDAQQEALVLAFERGYFDSPRTTSLEEIADELGITQQSLSSRLRRGHRRLIDATLMPE, encoded by the coding sequence ATGGCCACGGTTATGGAGTTCACCAGTCCAGCCGCCGAGTTCCCGCTCGGAACCGTCTTCGAGACCCTCCCGACGGTGACCGTCGAACTGGAGCGACTCATCCCCCACGAGACAGTGATCATCCCGTACTTCTGGGTTCGGGGAGCCGAGGCCACGGACATCGAGGCGGCGTTCAAATCCCACGAGGGGACGAACGATATCGAACTCGTCGACAGCGTCGAACAGGAGTACCTCATGCGCGTCGAGTGGGATCGGGAGTACGTGGGGATCCTGACGGCCCTCGCGGAGACGAATCTCGTCGTTCTCTCGGGCGTCGGAACGGCCGACGGCTGGGAGTTCGAGGTTCGCGGCGAGGAGCGCGCGGAGATCAGCGAGTTCCGCTCGTACTGCCAGGATCACGAGATTCCGATCACGATCACGGCCGTTCACTCCCTGTTACCGATACACGGCGAGGGCTACGAACTGACTGACGCCCAGCAGGAGGCGCTCGTGCTGGCCTTCGAGCGGGGCTACTTCGATTCGCCGCGGACCACCTCGCTCGAGGAGATCGCCGACGAGCTCGGGATCACCCAGCAATCCCTGTCCTCGCGGCTCAGGCGCGGCCATCGGCGGCTTATCGACGCCACGCTGATGCCGGAGTAG
- a CDS encoding thioredoxin domain-containing protein: MTDPTRRNRLDEEQSPYLRQHADNPVNWQPWDEEALAAAEERDQPIFLSVGYSACHWCHVMEAESFEDETVAEKLNENFVPIKVDREERPDLDSVYQTVCQLVSGRGGWPLSVWLTPEGKPFYVGTYFPRESRQGMPGFLDLLDNIANSWEDSRGEMESRAEEWTKAAKGQLEETPSQPAEVGDSVLADAANTALRAADRDHGGFGPDGPKFPQPTRIHLLMRAYERTGRETFREAAIETLDAMADRGLYDHVGGGFHRYATDREWIVPHFEKMLYDNAEIPRAYLAGYQLTGDDRYARVVEETFEFVERELTHAEGVGEHEHGGFYSTLDAQSDGEEGKFYVWTPRQIEEILDDDADLFCDRYGITRSGNFEGKTVLTLARSVESLAEEYDLGESSVERRLADAREQVFAAREERIRPGRDEKILASWNGLLISALAEGGLVLDERWTDLAEDALAFVRDQLWNADTGELARRYKPTEDGGDIKGEGYLEDYAFLARGAFDCYQATGDVDHLAFALDLARTIEAEFWDESAKTIYYTPESGESLVTRPQERRDQSTPSSLGVAVDVLLSLDPFVDHDRFDEIAGTVLSTQGQHIESSPLEHTTLALAADRRRTGDLELTVAADSLPDEWCERLAETYQPNRILARRPPTADGLAEWLDTLELDEAPPIWHDRTAESGAPTIYTCRSFTCSPPVTTIEEALEWAEDLAPDAR; encoded by the coding sequence ATGACCGATCCCACCCGTCGAAACCGCCTCGACGAGGAACAGAGCCCGTATCTCCGACAGCACGCGGACAACCCCGTCAACTGGCAGCCGTGGGACGAGGAGGCCCTCGCGGCCGCCGAGGAGCGCGACCAGCCGATCTTCCTCTCGGTCGGCTACTCGGCGTGTCACTGGTGTCACGTCATGGAAGCGGAGAGCTTCGAGGACGAGACGGTCGCCGAGAAACTCAACGAGAACTTCGTGCCGATCAAGGTCGACCGTGAGGAACGGCCCGACCTCGATAGCGTCTACCAGACCGTCTGCCAGCTGGTGAGCGGACGCGGGGGCTGGCCACTCTCAGTGTGGCTCACGCCCGAAGGAAAGCCCTTCTACGTGGGGACGTACTTCCCGCGGGAGAGCCGCCAGGGGATGCCCGGCTTTCTCGACCTGCTCGACAACATCGCAAACTCGTGGGAGGATTCACGCGGTGAGATGGAATCGCGCGCCGAGGAGTGGACGAAGGCCGCGAAAGGCCAGCTAGAGGAGACACCGAGTCAGCCCGCCGAGGTCGGCGATTCGGTGCTCGCCGACGCAGCAAACACGGCGCTCCGGGCGGCCGACCGCGACCACGGCGGCTTTGGCCCGGACGGCCCGAAGTTCCCCCAGCCGACACGGATTCACCTGCTCATGCGGGCCTACGAGCGTACCGGCCGGGAGACGTTCCGCGAGGCCGCCATCGAAACGCTCGACGCGATGGCCGACCGTGGGCTCTACGACCACGTCGGCGGCGGCTTCCACCGCTATGCGACCGACCGCGAGTGGATCGTGCCCCACTTCGAGAAGATGCTCTACGACAACGCAGAGATCCCGCGGGCCTATCTGGCGGGCTATCAGCTCACCGGCGACGATCGCTACGCCCGCGTTGTCGAGGAGACCTTCGAGTTCGTCGAGCGCGAGCTGACTCACGCGGAGGGTGTGGGCGAGCACGAGCACGGCGGCTTCTACAGCACGCTCGACGCCCAGAGCGACGGCGAGGAAGGCAAGTTCTACGTCTGGACGCCCCGCCAGATCGAGGAGATCCTCGACGATGATGCCGACCTGTTCTGCGATCGATACGGCATCACCCGGTCGGGTAACTTCGAGGGCAAGACCGTGCTGACGCTCGCCCGGAGCGTCGAGTCGCTCGCAGAAGAGTACGATCTCGGCGAAAGCTCCGTCGAGCGTCGTCTCGCTGACGCACGCGAGCAGGTGTTCGCGGCTCGCGAAGAGCGCATCCGCCCGGGACGTGACGAGAAGATCCTCGCGAGCTGGAACGGGCTGCTGATCTCCGCACTCGCCGAGGGTGGGCTGGTTCTCGACGAGCGCTGGACCGATCTTGCGGAGGACGCGCTTGCGTTCGTACGCGACCAGCTCTGGAACGCTGACACTGGCGAACTCGCCCGCCGGTACAAACCTACCGAAGACGGCGGCGATATCAAGGGTGAGGGCTATCTCGAAGATTACGCCTTCCTCGCCCGCGGTGCATTCGACTGCTATCAGGCGACCGGTGACGTCGACCACCTCGCGTTCGCGCTCGATCTCGCCCGGACGATCGAAGCCGAGTTCTGGGACGAGTCGGCGAAGACGATCTACTACACGCCGGAAAGCGGCGAGTCGCTGGTAACCCGGCCACAGGAGCGCCGCGACCAGTCGACGCCGTCGAGCCTCGGCGTCGCCGTTGACGTCTTGCTGTCGCTCGACCCCTTCGTCGATCACGACCGGTTCGACGAGATCGCGGGGACGGTCCTCTCGACACAGGGCCAGCATATCGAGTCGAGCCCGCTGGAGCACACGACGCTGGCGCTGGCCGCCGATCGACGGCGGACCGGGGACCTCGAACTCACCGTCGCCGCCGACTCGCTGCCGGACGAGTGGTGCGAGCGCCTCGCAGAAACCTACCAGCCGAACCGGATCCTCGCGCGACGGCCCCCGACGGCCGACGGGCTGGCCGAGTGGCTCGACACGCTGGAGCTGGACGAAGCGCCGCCGATCTGGCACGACCGCACGGCAGAATCTGGAGCGCCGACGATCTACACCTGTCGATCTTTCACCTGCTCGCCGCCGGTCACGACTATCGAGGAAGCCCTGGAGTGGGCCGAAGATCTGGCTCCCGACGCAAGGTAA
- a CDS encoding MTH865 family protein: MADKDDLRDQMIDAFEGADYPISSPMDLVPALPNGPGTKFESGDFSMTAMELNTKLGGGDFPYDTPEAFVDDVLEQLEDQDLL; the protein is encoded by the coding sequence ATGGCAGACAAAGACGACCTCAGAGACCAGATGATCGACGCCTTCGAGGGCGCTGACTACCCGATTTCCAGTCCGATGGATCTCGTTCCGGCGCTGCCGAACGGACCCGGAACGAAGTTCGAGTCCGGCGACTTCTCGATGACCGCAATGGAGCTTAACACCAAACTCGGCGGCGGGGACTTTCCCTACGACACGCCCGAGGCCTTTGTCGACGACGTGCTCGAACAGCTCGAAGACCAGGACCTGCTCTGA